A genomic stretch from Spongiibacter nanhainus includes:
- a CDS encoding acetyl-CoA C-acetyltransferase gives MADAFIYDAIRTPRGKGKPGGALYEVKPIDLVSNLLHAMQQRHDLDTSQVEDLILACGEPVKEQGQNIAKAALIYAGWSDQAVGAQLHRFCAGGLDAVNMAAAKVSAGFEDLVAAGGVESMSRLGIGASGGATGDPWVAMKSYFISQGLGADMIATLDGFSREDVDSYALRSQQRAAAARDAGYFKSMVPVVDMNGVSILDRDELIRETSLDALATLKPAFKMFNDFGHGGVAKLRYPQLEDIHCVHTPGNSSGIVDGASLVLVGSEQAGKDNQLTPRARIVSCAVTGSEPTIMLTGPAPATEKALAKAGLSVADIDLFELNEAFASVVLRYQAALDIPDEKINVNGGAIAMGHPIGATGAMLLGTVLDELERRNLKRGLVSLCAGGGIGIATIIERV, from the coding sequence ATGGCAGACGCATTTATCTACGATGCAATCCGCACGCCCCGAGGCAAAGGTAAGCCCGGCGGTGCCCTCTACGAGGTCAAACCCATTGATCTGGTCAGCAACCTACTGCACGCCATGCAGCAGCGTCACGACCTGGACACCTCTCAAGTCGAAGACCTGATACTGGCCTGTGGTGAGCCGGTCAAGGAACAGGGGCAGAACATCGCCAAGGCGGCGTTGATCTATGCCGGCTGGAGCGATCAAGCAGTGGGGGCGCAATTGCACCGCTTCTGCGCGGGCGGCCTCGATGCGGTCAATATGGCGGCGGCGAAGGTGTCGGCGGGCTTTGAGGATTTGGTTGCAGCGGGTGGTGTTGAATCCATGTCGCGGCTGGGTATCGGCGCCAGTGGTGGTGCAACCGGCGACCCCTGGGTGGCCATGAAATCCTACTTTATCTCCCAAGGGCTCGGCGCCGACATGATAGCGACCCTCGATGGTTTTAGCCGCGAGGATGTCGATAGCTATGCGCTGCGCTCCCAACAGCGCGCTGCTGCTGCCCGGGATGCCGGCTACTTTAAATCGATGGTGCCGGTGGTGGACATGAACGGTGTCAGCATTCTGGATAGGGACGAGCTGATCCGCGAGACCTCTCTGGATGCGCTGGCCACCCTCAAGCCCGCATTCAAAATGTTTAACGACTTTGGTCACGGTGGCGTTGCTAAATTGCGCTACCCGCAGCTGGAGGATATCCACTGCGTCCACACCCCGGGTAACTCCTCCGGCATTGTCGATGGCGCCAGCTTGGTGCTGGTGGGCAGTGAACAGGCCGGCAAAGACAATCAACTCACGCCCAGGGCGCGGATTGTCAGCTGTGCGGTAACCGGCAGCGAGCCCACCATCATGCTAACCGGACCGGCACCGGCCACCGAGAAAGCCCTGGCCAAGGCCGGTTTGTCTGTTGCCGATATTGACCTATTTGAACTGAACGAGGCCTTTGCCTCGGTGGTGTTGCGATATCAGGCGGCGCTCGATATCCCTGACGAAAAGATCAACGTCAACGGTGGCGCGATAGCGATGGGGCATCCCATCGGTGCTACCGGTGCGATGCTGTTGGGCACCGTGCTGGATGAGCTGGAGCGCCGCAATCTGAAGCGGGGCTTGGTGAGTTTATGTGCCGGCGGTGGGATCGGCATTGCCACCATCATCGAACGGGTTTGA
- a CDS encoding AraC family transcriptional regulator: MEAVPTRYAKSLLSLATERGYDHNGILKSAGISFNPFNPRGADYQASISAMQYTRLYQQVLSLLQDQAFGLMLGHSVSPGAFRMMCYCLLGCENLGKAIRRACEFFRIFFNSDAHIHLDTRKDNAIVGYGSVKKGFAGDKVDLADVYGLCIWHRFFCWLVGGSIDLKEVRFAGQAPEGRGRIAKYQALFDCPVYFGQLRDEFVFENRYLSYPLVQNERSLKEFLRAAPYPLMVMQHNRDDGSIVARVRAMIGQDFSQGFPSFERITESLNMSAPTLRRRLKKEGTTFQQLKDECRRDAAVAYLSNSELSINAIAALMGFTDPSAFHRCFKKWTGMTPGEYRQQERDAGEGAQ; this comes from the coding sequence ATGGAAGCGGTCCCCACCCGCTACGCAAAATCGCTGTTAAGCTTGGCCACCGAGCGGGGATACGACCACAACGGTATTCTCAAATCGGCAGGTATCTCCTTCAACCCTTTCAATCCCCGGGGCGCGGATTACCAGGCCAGCATATCCGCCATGCAGTACACCCGCTTGTACCAGCAGGTACTCAGCCTGTTGCAGGACCAGGCCTTTGGGCTGATGCTGGGGCACAGCGTGTCTCCGGGGGCGTTCCGGATGATGTGCTACTGCCTGCTGGGCTGCGAGAACCTGGGTAAGGCGATTCGCCGGGCCTGCGAATTTTTCCGCATCTTTTTTAACTCCGATGCCCATATCCACCTGGATACCCGCAAAGACAATGCGATAGTGGGCTACGGCAGCGTCAAAAAGGGCTTTGCTGGCGACAAAGTGGATCTGGCCGATGTCTACGGCCTGTGCATTTGGCACCGCTTTTTCTGCTGGTTAGTGGGGGGCAGTATCGACCTCAAGGAAGTCCGGTTTGCTGGACAGGCCCCCGAGGGTCGGGGCCGTATTGCCAAGTACCAGGCTCTGTTTGATTGCCCGGTATATTTTGGCCAACTGCGGGACGAATTTGTGTTCGAAAACCGCTATTTGTCTTATCCCCTGGTACAGAATGAGCGCAGCTTAAAGGAGTTTCTCCGCGCCGCGCCCTATCCGTTAATGGTCATGCAGCACAACCGGGATGACGGCAGTATTGTGGCGCGGGTGAGAGCAATGATCGGCCAGGATTTTTCCCAGGGCTTTCCCAGTTTTGAGCGTATTACCGAGTCGTTGAATATGTCGGCGCCGACCTTGCGGCGGCGTCTGAAAAAAGAGGGCACCACCTTTCAGCAGCTTAAAGACGAGTGTCGTCGCGATGCCGCCGTGGCCTATCTCAGCAACTCCGAACTGTCCATCAATGCCATCGCGGCATTGATGGGGTTCACCGACCCATCGGCCTTTCACCGCTGTTTTAAGAAATGGACCGGGATGACGCCCGGTGAGTACCGGCAACAGGAGCGCGACGCCGGAGAAGGGGCGCAATAG
- a CDS encoding sensor histidine kinase produces MLLTKIFSSFTFRFLVGYVAWLSVSVFLVLTTIYAFIAYDFFKEVHQSVNDELSQLTTAYQQGGVPAVDSFVAEHGGPKRLIRFFYFVGDENKQKIAGNLDRWPDTTEYRSGWQGFDLETLTSITDPVGTEFIARSIQLESGEHVMVARHYADVLNSTKLVAGALIRSMVATIFVGTIGGAITAALTLRQIENFNTSLRRIMMGDFSERVDSSHARGDMKHLAENVNKMLDRIEVLMNGVRQVSDNIAHDLRTPLTRLRNQLSELHTECDSPELRDRIAGLLEEADGLLGTFGALLRIAQVESGNRRSGFGAVELCTLVTDVVDLYEPLAADKDQHFQTALARVGSINGDRNLLFQAVANLVDNAIKYTPHGGTIHVGLSVEPDYYRIAVADSGEGIPRADRDKVFQRFFRVESSRGRHPGNGLGLSLVLAVVKLHDGEILLEDNHPGLRVVVRLPRTARAAEPALAVL; encoded by the coding sequence ATGCTGCTGACTAAGATTTTCAGCAGTTTCACTTTTCGCTTTCTGGTGGGCTATGTTGCCTGGCTGAGTGTATCGGTGTTTCTGGTGTTAACCACCATTTACGCCTTCATTGCCTACGACTTCTTCAAAGAGGTCCACCAGTCCGTCAACGACGAGCTCAGTCAGCTCACTACCGCCTACCAGCAAGGCGGGGTGCCGGCTGTGGACAGTTTTGTCGCTGAACACGGCGGACCCAAGCGCCTGATCCGTTTTTTCTATTTTGTCGGCGACGAGAACAAACAGAAAATAGCTGGCAATTTGGATCGCTGGCCCGATACCACTGAATACCGCAGCGGCTGGCAGGGCTTTGATTTAGAGACACTGACCAGTATTACCGATCCGGTAGGCACTGAGTTTATTGCCCGGTCGATTCAGTTGGAGAGTGGCGAGCACGTTATGGTGGCCCGCCATTATGCTGATGTGCTGAACAGCACCAAGTTGGTGGCGGGGGCGTTGATCCGCAGCATGGTGGCCACCATCTTTGTTGGCACCATCGGCGGTGCAATCACCGCGGCCCTCACCCTTCGCCAGATTGAGAACTTCAATACCAGTTTGCGCCGCATCATGATGGGGGATTTCTCCGAGCGGGTGGACTCGTCCCACGCCCGCGGCGACATGAAACACTTGGCGGAAAACGTCAACAAGATGCTGGACCGGATCGAAGTGTTGATGAATGGTGTCAGGCAAGTCTCGGACAATATTGCCCACGATTTGCGTACACCGCTGACTCGGCTTCGCAATCAGTTAAGCGAGCTCCATACCGAGTGTGACTCTCCCGAGTTGCGTGATCGGATTGCCGGACTGTTGGAAGAGGCGGACGGCCTGCTGGGGACCTTTGGTGCACTACTTCGGATTGCCCAGGTGGAGTCTGGTAATCGCCGCTCTGGTTTTGGAGCCGTGGAATTGTGCACCCTGGTTACCGACGTCGTGGACCTCTACGAGCCCCTGGCTGCCGACAAGGATCAGCACTTCCAAACCGCGTTGGCCCGGGTGGGTAGCATCAACGGCGATCGCAATCTGCTGTTTCAGGCGGTCGCCAATCTGGTGGACAACGCCATTAAATATACGCCCCACGGTGGCACCATTCATGTGGGCCTATCGGTCGAGCCGGACTATTACCGCATCGCGGTGGCGGACAGCGGCGAGGGCATTCCCCGGGCCGATCGCGATAAGGTCTTTCAGCGCTTTTTCCGGGTTGAAAGCAGCCGGGGGCGCCATCCCGGCAATGGTCTGGGGCTCAGCCTGGTGCTGGCAGTGGTAAAACTCCACGACGGTGAAATTTTGTTGGAGGACAACCATCCGGGACTCAGAGTTGTGGTACGCCTGCCGCGAACGGCCCGGGCTGCAGAGCCGGCGTTAGCCGTCCTTTAG
- a CDS encoding response regulator transcription factor, with the protein MRILLIEDDASVAEYIVKGLRESGYQIDHVDDGKTGLVKATAETYDALIVDRMLPNVDGLTIIQTLRASNDNTPVLILSALGEVDDRVKGLKAGGDDYLVKPFAFAELLARIEVILRRQETGSTVTRLKVADLEMDLLAHKVTRSGQVLNLQPREYKLLEYLMRHAGQVVTRTMLLENVWDYHFDPQTNVIDVHISRLRQKIDKGFDRQLLNTVRGAGYMLDAAD; encoded by the coding sequence ATGCGCATTTTATTGATAGAAGACGACGCCAGCGTGGCCGAATACATCGTCAAGGGGCTGCGGGAAAGCGGCTACCAGATCGATCATGTCGACGATGGCAAGACCGGCTTGGTGAAGGCGACGGCAGAGACCTACGATGCGCTGATTGTGGACAGAATGCTGCCCAACGTGGACGGTTTGACCATTATTCAGACGCTGCGGGCCTCAAACGACAATACCCCGGTACTCATACTCAGCGCACTGGGTGAAGTTGACGACAGGGTGAAAGGCCTCAAGGCCGGCGGCGATGATTATCTGGTCAAACCCTTTGCCTTTGCCGAGTTGCTGGCTCGCATAGAAGTGATCCTAAGACGCCAGGAAACCGGCTCAACGGTGACCCGATTGAAAGTGGCCGACCTGGAGATGGACCTATTGGCCCACAAGGTGACCCGCTCAGGTCAGGTCCTCAATCTACAGCCCCGGGAATATAAGCTGTTGGAGTATCTGATGCGCCATGCCGGGCAGGTGGTGACCCGGACCATGCTGTTGGAGAATGTCTGGGACTACCATTTCGATCCCCAGACCAATGTTATTGATGTCCATATCAGCCGTTTGCGGCAAAAGATCGACAAGGGCTTTGACCGGCAGTTGTTGAATACCGTACGCGGCGCGGGATACATGCTCGATGCTGCTGACTAA
- a CDS encoding RDD family protein, with protein MTENNIQMLPAGVWRRFAAMVYDGFLLFAALFVATLIPELILNADNLGSTPANDSVVHQINQPFHGLLYQLYLLAVIVVFYGYFWRKGGQTLGMQAWRLRLRDIDGGAPSWGQCLIRILVGSLSLLLGGLGYFWVWIDKEGRAWHDIASRTRLDRLPKD; from the coding sequence ATGACCGAGAACAACATTCAAATGCTCCCCGCCGGTGTCTGGCGCCGCTTTGCCGCCATGGTGTACGACGGCTTTTTACTTTTTGCGGCGCTGTTTGTCGCTACCCTGATTCCCGAGCTTATCCTCAATGCCGATAATCTGGGCAGTACCCCGGCCAACGACTCGGTGGTCCACCAAATCAACCAGCCGTTTCACGGCCTGCTCTACCAGCTTTACTTGCTGGCGGTGATCGTGGTGTTCTACGGCTATTTCTGGCGCAAGGGCGGCCAGACCCTGGGCATGCAGGCCTGGCGGCTGCGTTTGCGGGATATTGATGGCGGGGCTCCCAGTTGGGGGCAGTGCCTGATTCGCATTTTGGTGGGCAGCCTGTCGCTGCTGCTGGGGGGACTGGGCTATTTTTGGGTCTGGATCGACAAAGAGGGCCGCGCCTGGCACGACATCGCCTCCCGCACTCGCCTTGACCGGCTGCCAAAGGACTAG
- the lptG gene encoding LPS export ABC transporter permease LptG, giving the protein MLILNRYIGRTVTGAILLVLMVIVGIDLLSELIDELKEIRGDYNFVEVLKYVALVAPGSIYQYLPFASLVGCLAGLGMLASSSELVVMRAAGVSTLRLVVAVIRPTLLLTLIGLVTAEYIAPATQQIAESQRALALQKSAAIHSRHGMWHRESNEFMHFNAVQPNGVLYGVSIYHFDDQRQLVGSTFAERASYLGGLWSLEDVRKVSLGEEGAVQQLYPELQWETGLSPELLNILVLEPDDLSISGLWQYADYLRQQGLNAGDYQLAFWNKLLQPITILGMVFVAISFIFGPLRNVTMGFRVFVGVMVGIVFRTLQDILGPSSMVYGFDPIYASLTPIAICFVIGTLLMMRRA; this is encoded by the coding sequence ATGCTGATTCTTAATCGCTACATCGGTCGTACCGTCACCGGCGCCATTCTGTTGGTGCTGATGGTGATTGTGGGTATCGATCTGCTTTCAGAGTTGATCGATGAACTGAAAGAAATCCGCGGCGACTACAACTTTGTCGAAGTGCTTAAATATGTCGCATTGGTGGCGCCGGGCAGTATCTACCAATACCTGCCTTTTGCCTCGCTGGTGGGGTGTCTGGCCGGCCTGGGAATGTTGGCCAGCAGCAGCGAGCTGGTGGTGATGCGAGCGGCCGGGGTGTCGACCCTGCGTCTGGTGGTGGCGGTAATCCGCCCCACCTTGTTGCTCACCCTGATCGGTTTGGTGACAGCGGAATACATCGCCCCGGCGACCCAGCAGATCGCCGAGAGTCAGCGGGCGCTGGCATTGCAAAAAAGCGCGGCCATTCACTCTCGTCATGGTATGTGGCACCGGGAAAGCAACGAATTTATGCACTTCAATGCGGTGCAGCCCAACGGCGTGCTCTACGGGGTCAGCATCTATCACTTTGACGACCAGCGGCAACTGGTGGGCAGTACTTTTGCCGAGCGGGCCAGTTACCTCGGCGGGCTGTGGTCGCTGGAGGATGTGAGGAAGGTGTCCCTGGGTGAAGAGGGCGCGGTGCAGCAGCTATACCCTGAGCTGCAGTGGGAGACTGGGCTGAGCCCGGAGCTGCTCAATATCCTGGTGCTGGAGCCCGATGATCTGTCGATCAGCGGTTTGTGGCAGTACGCCGACTACCTGCGCCAGCAGGGCCTCAATGCGGGGGATTATCAGCTGGCGTTCTGGAATAAACTGCTTCAACCGATAACGATACTGGGTATGGTCTTTGTGGCGATATCGTTTATTTTTGGTCCGCTGCGCAATGTCACCATGGGTTTTCGCGTCTTTGTCGGGGTGATGGTGGGCATAGTGTTCCGCACCCTGCAAGATATTCTCGGGCCTTCTAGCATGGTTTATGGCTTTGACCCAATCTATGCCAGCCTTACCCCCATCGCCATTTGTTTCGTGATCGGTACACTGCTGATGATGCGGCGCGCCTAA
- the lptF gene encoding LPS export ABC transporter permease LptF, which translates to MILFRYLATEILKSVFAVTLTLLAIIMSGRFVKYLAQVAAGDFAPDVLFLIMFYRLPGFLEVVLPLGLFISVLLACGRLYVDSEMTVMSACGMSRRRLLFMTQLPALMVAAVVAYISMVVTPAGIQAYAQKLAESRAEIGVKAAVEGRFRVDKDSGRVTYIESTQRSDQSMSGVFIAQPEPVAEDERPLVSVITADRGRFNIDEDSGLRHLILDSGVRYVGVPGHMDFQVTRFEHLSQLLRDPEIKTYRQELDGKDTRDLWGSGDLEDIAALQWRVSLALLVPIATLIAVALSKTNHRSGRYSKMFPAFILYMFYLVGLNAVRDAIAKGQWPVFPGMGAVHLLFLVTGLLLLYWDSIRRHIWLRFRRARYADS; encoded by the coding sequence TTGATCTTATTCCGCTATCTGGCAACGGAAATACTGAAGTCGGTATTCGCTGTCACGCTGACCTTGTTGGCGATCATTATGAGTGGCCGCTTCGTCAAGTACCTGGCCCAGGTGGCGGCGGGGGACTTTGCGCCGGACGTTTTGTTTTTGATCATGTTTTACCGCTTGCCTGGCTTCCTGGAGGTGGTGCTGCCTCTGGGGCTGTTTATCAGTGTATTACTGGCCTGCGGTCGCCTTTATGTCGACAGCGAAATGACGGTGATGAGTGCCTGTGGCATGAGTCGGCGCCGGCTGCTGTTTATGACCCAACTGCCGGCGTTGATGGTGGCCGCTGTGGTTGCCTATATCAGTATGGTGGTAACCCCGGCGGGCATTCAGGCTTACGCCCAAAAGCTGGCGGAGAGTCGCGCCGAAATTGGTGTGAAGGCCGCAGTGGAAGGGCGCTTTCGGGTGGATAAAGACAGTGGTCGGGTCACTTATATCGAGAGCACTCAGCGCAGCGACCAGAGCATGAGCGGCGTCTTTATTGCCCAACCTGAGCCGGTGGCCGAGGATGAGAGACCCTTGGTGTCGGTGATAACCGCCGATCGCGGCCGCTTTAATATCGATGAGGACAGCGGTCTTCGCCATCTGATTTTGGACTCTGGCGTGCGCTATGTGGGAGTGCCGGGGCATATGGATTTTCAGGTGACCCGCTTTGAGCATCTGAGCCAGTTGTTACGGGACCCGGAGATCAAGACCTACCGACAGGAATTGGACGGCAAAGACACCCGGGACCTGTGGGGTTCTGGCGACCTGGAAGATATCGCCGCACTGCAGTGGCGGGTATCACTGGCCTTGCTGGTGCCGATCGCCACCTTAATCGCGGTAGCGCTGAGCAAAACCAATCACCGCAGTGGACGTTATAGCAAGATGTTTCCCGCCTTTATTCTCTACATGTTTTATTTGGTGGGGCTCAATGCCGTAAGGGATGCTATTGCCAAGGGGCAGTGGCCGGTTTTTCCGGGTATGGGGGCCGTCCACCTGCTGTTTTTGGTGACGGGGTTGTTACTGCTGTATTGGGACAGTATACGCCGACACATTTGGTTGCGGTTTAGACGGGCTCGCTATGCTGATTCTTAA
- a CDS encoding leucyl aminopeptidase, producing MQITLKPITDLTGQTGDCLAVFCDSGLRDAAVKKIDTALNGQLSALVKSGDFHGKLGETLLLPAPAGIKAKRLLLVGRGKDSAVSAQQFDKLINACLKKPVTSLCRDLSIAFTDLTVSDRDASWPLQRAAQLIEVAGYRYTATVSKPKAASSLRKVTLQAANTAANRAAVNTGRGIGLGVNTARELGNLPGNICTPSHLAKEARKLGRRFDNVKVSVLEEAKMKQLGMGSLLSVTAGTDQPAKLIVIEYQGGKKTDAPHVLVGKGITFDTGGISLKPGAKMDEMKFDMCGAASVVGTLEACAEMGAKVNVVGIIAAAENMPSGGATKPGDVVTSMSGQTIEVLNTDAEGRLVLCDALTYAGRYKPASVIDIATLTGACVVALGKHAIGLYSNQDDFASELMDCGQRAQDRAWQMPLWDDYQRQLDSNFADIANIGGPEAGSITAACFLSRFCKDYRWAHLDIAGAAWLSGGQKGATGRPVGLLCEYLLSKAGK from the coding sequence ATGCAAATAACTCTGAAACCGATTACCGATCTGACTGGCCAGACAGGCGACTGCCTGGCGGTATTTTGCGATAGCGGCCTGCGGGACGCCGCGGTAAAGAAAATCGATACCGCGCTGAATGGCCAGCTTAGCGCACTGGTTAAAAGCGGCGACTTCCACGGCAAATTGGGTGAGACCCTACTGCTACCGGCCCCGGCGGGCATCAAAGCGAAGCGTCTGCTGCTGGTGGGACGGGGCAAAGACAGCGCCGTCAGCGCCCAGCAGTTCGACAAACTGATCAATGCCTGCCTGAAAAAACCGGTGACCAGCCTGTGCCGGGACCTGAGCATCGCCTTTACCGACCTCACCGTCAGTGATCGGGACGCCTCCTGGCCGCTTCAGCGCGCCGCCCAGCTGATCGAAGTAGCAGGCTATCGCTACACCGCCACGGTCAGCAAGCCCAAGGCCGCCAGCAGCCTGCGCAAGGTCACGCTGCAGGCCGCTAACACCGCCGCCAACCGCGCCGCTGTGAACACCGGCCGCGGTATCGGTCTCGGGGTCAACACCGCCCGTGAGCTGGGCAACCTGCCAGGCAATATCTGCACCCCCAGCCACCTGGCCAAAGAGGCCCGCAAACTGGGCCGTCGCTTCGACAACGTTAAAGTGAGTGTGCTGGAAGAAGCCAAGATGAAACAGTTGGGCATGGGCTCACTGCTGTCCGTCACCGCCGGCACCGATCAACCTGCCAAACTGATCGTCATTGAATACCAGGGCGGCAAGAAAACCGACGCGCCACATGTACTGGTGGGCAAAGGCATTACCTTTGATACCGGCGGCATCAGCCTCAAGCCCGGCGCCAAAATGGACGAGATGAAGTTCGATATGTGCGGCGCGGCCAGCGTTGTCGGCACCCTGGAGGCCTGTGCGGAAATGGGTGCCAAAGTCAATGTGGTAGGCATCATCGCCGCCGCCGAGAACATGCCCAGTGGCGGCGCCACCAAACCCGGAGACGTGGTCACCAGCATGTCGGGCCAGACTATTGAAGTACTCAATACCGACGCAGAAGGCCGCCTGGTACTCTGTGACGCCCTGACCTATGCGGGCCGCTACAAGCCCGCCTCGGTGATAGATATCGCCACCCTCACCGGCGCCTGTGTGGTTGCCCTGGGCAAACACGCCATTGGCCTGTACAGCAACCAGGACGACTTCGCCAGCGAGTTAATGGACTGTGGCCAGCGGGCCCAGGATCGCGCCTGGCAAATGCCGCTGTGGGATGACTACCAACGCCAGCTGGACAGTAACTTTGCCGATATCGCCAATATAGGTGGTCCGGAAGCCGGCAGTATTACCGCCGCCTGCTTTTTATCGCGATTCTGCAAAGACTATCGCTGGGCCCATTTGGATATCGCCGGCGCCGCCTGGCTCTCCGGCGGGCAAAAAGGGGCCACCGGCCGCCCTGTCGGCCTGCTCTGCGAATACTTGCTCAGTAAAGCGGGCAAGTAA
- a CDS encoding DNA polymerase III subunit chi, protein MTRVDFYILQQGGRQAALNYACRLAEKAFLKGHRCYICVDEPDMTTVDELLWQFRADSFVPHALAGQDDAHIAIGTEHHTGEHCDVMINLTTAVPSTFSRFKRLAEIVSQDEPWLSASRGRYSHYRQAGYPLHNHPIAAG, encoded by the coding sequence ATGACTCGGGTGGATTTTTACATCCTCCAGCAGGGCGGCCGGCAGGCCGCCCTGAACTACGCCTGTCGTCTGGCGGAGAAAGCGTTTTTGAAGGGCCACCGCTGCTATATCTGCGTGGATGAGCCCGATATGACGACAGTGGACGAATTGCTGTGGCAGTTTCGCGCCGATAGCTTTGTACCCCACGCGCTGGCGGGGCAGGATGATGCTCATATCGCCATCGGCACCGAGCACCACACCGGTGAACACTGCGACGTGATGATAAACCTGACCACGGCGGTGCCCAGCACCTTCAGCCGCTTTAAACGACTCGCCGAGATCGTCAGTCAGGACGAGCCGTGGTTATCGGCCTCCCGGGGCCGTTACAGCCACTATCGCCAGGCCGGCTATCCCTTACACAATCACCCTATTGCGGCGGGATGA